From the Juglans microcarpa x Juglans regia isolate MS1-56 chromosome 7D, Jm3101_v1.0, whole genome shotgun sequence genome, the window TGTTAGTAATGTTGATGGCTTTTTAAATTCTAGAAATCTACAGCTAAATGCTCTGAAACATGTTGTCAACTCAATggaaattttttcatgtaaagttttgtttttgtgggatttaatattttatttctactcttttctttttcttttttaataaattctagCACTTTTAGGGTTCTATAAGATACAGAttatttttctacaaattttaattttccaaGTGTGATTGGGGATGACAGATTAGGATGAAGAATAGCATTTCTCAATTATATATTCTATAGTCTTGCATTTAAAATTAGTCTCTCTTcatccatttattttttcttttctactcaCCATTCCATGGACACTGAGTTGGAGCTTAGTATGTAGATAATGACTTAAAGTTTCTAATATGTCTTGGCATATTTCAGTCAGCTGCATGATTATTTAGCTTGTGCCTCTTCTTTCTAGTTATCTGCAATTTGCCTTAGCTGCAATATGCCTCAGTTGGCACGTGCAATAATTTATTTGGGACTGAGGAGAGTGTTCCCATTCAGGTTACATACCTCTTAATTAGtgcttttaaattatattgtgttttgttctttttattcaTAGGATTGCTTTTAAATCAACTATAATGCTTAAGAAGTGAGCAGTTTCTTTTGTAAGATttctcaactatatatataacatgccCTTTTTTTATCTGTTGTTAGCTGCCCCAAAATACTACCAAAGTGTTGGACTTTAGTGGAATCTAGATTGGCAAGGCAGAGATCGAGACACAAGAAAGTGTAATGGTTTTTGTTCCACTTCGTCACTCTCTCTATTTGACTTTGTTGCATGTGGATGAGtttttaactattatattatgttCACAGATGCAACTTGGGGTGGTGGATGGAACCCAGCCGGATAGCTTGTCTGGGACACAACTGTGGCTATAAGTCAATGTGCTTGGAGAAGTTGGTTGGATGgatgttttattttaggatCGATGGGAAGTTGTTAAAAACATGTTGATATATTGTGAGatgtaaatatattctttttgggaCTATTGATGTTAAATACTTCTTTTTGCATGGATGGGAAGTTGTTAAAAACATGTTGACATTTTTAGgtcttttttatattcttttacttGGAAGATGTTGCAAGGGAAGTTTGTGAAAACAGGAACTTGAATGAAGTTTAGAGTTTATGCTACTGAATGTaggaattttaaaaacatttgagGATGGTCTCTTTTTGCCATGCAATTTGCCATGATCATTCTATAAACAGATTTTAGTACTTAGGAAATCATATTATTTCCAATTCGATGATCAACAGATTTATTGCTAGTAAATGACTGACCTGTTGGCCTAATGGACAACAATGTTTTTTCCAGAATTTTACAATGGATTCAAGTGATCTTGTCTTTGTTTAAGGAAAACCATAGTTGCttataagttattattataAGCAACTATAGTTTTCACATGCTACCCTCAGCCTGATACATGCCTTGATATTAGAGTACACATCAATACCGTAAtgctctttaaattttgaagcaaAATAAGTAAACAAAACTTCTTCAAAGTCTCGTCCTCCCAAGCTTATGTTAAAAGTATGTGATAATATCCTCATATGTCCAGCCTCAAATAATGCAATAGAGACCTGGGTGTCACAATGACCAATGTCAACAAATGCAGTGTAAGTTGGTCCAGAGCTGGGGAAATCTGTTTCATAAATTCCAAAACTAAGTGCAGTAGCAGTACAATCATGCATCAATCTCAAAGGCTTTAACCCAGCAATTGTCGCAGCATTCAAATATGCACATCTTTGCAAGTCCGTAAAGTATGATGGGATCCCGATTACACAATCTGAAATGGGCATTTCCAAACGTTTCTCTATTATCTCTTTCAAATGAGCAAAGAGCATTGCCAGAATTTGCACTGGTGTACAGGTATGGCTCTCACCCCGGTTcgtcaaatgaatcaaaatgcCACCATCCAGACCTTTAGAAGTTTCAAAAGGCAGCTTTTTTAGCTCGTTCTGCACATCCACATCTGATAATTTCCTGCCAATTAGTCTTTTGACCTGAGATATTGTGGATTCAGGTTCATCAATGCAGAAGCAGCACCAGCAGATCCCATAAACCGTTGCTTCTCCCCAAAACATACCACAGCTGGGGTTTCACGTTTCGATTCATCGTTCAACAAAACATCAATACCCCTTTGCTTCACCACGGCAATAACACAGTTCTCATTTCCAATATCAAATCCCACCACACTCATTTCAATTGATTTGGTTTTAGCgcaaaccaaaaaaagaagtaaCTTGATTAAGTCCGAATTCTCTCTTTCCCCAACCAACTCAAGACTTTATACCTTGGATCTTTTCCACAAACCT encodes:
- the LOC121238428 gene encoding uncharacterized protein LOC121238428, whose amino-acid sequence is MAMVSSALNDDGMARVSSARDGNGLLCVDGHSCPKILPKCWTLVESRLARQRSRHKKVCNLGWWMEPSRIACLGHNCGYKSMCLEKLVGWMFYFRIDGKLLKTC
- the LOC121238430 gene encoding heat shock 70 kDa protein 16-like, producing MFWGEATVYGICWCCFCIDEPESTISQVKRLIGRKLSDVDVQNELKKLPFETSKGLDGGILIHLTNRGESHTCTPVQILAMLFAHLKEIIEKRLEMPISDCVIGIPSYFTDLQRCAYLNAATIAGLKPLRLMHDCTATALSFGIYETDFPSSGPTYTAFVDIGHCDTQVSIALFEAGHMRILSHTFNISLGGRDFEEVLFTYFASKFKEHYGIDVYSNIKACIRLRVACENYSCL